A single Nitrosospira multiformis ATCC 25196 DNA region contains:
- a CDS encoding acetolactate synthase 3 catalytic subunit yields MFNPTYIADIQHLETQESMSADLTGAEITVRCLQEEGVEHIFGYPGGAVLFLYDELFKQDKVRHILVRHEQAAVHAADGYARSSNKVGVALVTSGPGVTNAVTGIATAYMDSIPLVIISGQVPTHAIGLDAFQEVDTVGITRPCVKHNFLVKDIAELAVTIKKAFYIASTGRPGPVLVDIPKDVSQQKTKFVYPERVTMRSYNPNIRGHAGQIKKAVQLILEARRPMIYTGGGVILSDAATRLTELVRLLRFPCTNTLMGLGGYPATDPQFVGMLGMHGTYEANMAMQHCDVLVAVGARFDDRVIGNPKHFYNPDRKIIHIDIDPSSISKRVKVDVPIVGNVPDVLDELIKLLELRKEKPDQTALDAWWSQIDSWRERDCLRYDRTSAIIKPQRVVETLYKVTNGDAFITSDVGQHQMWAAQFYKFDLPRRWINSGGLGTMGFGLPSAMGVQMANPGANVACITGEASIQMCIQELSTCKQYHLPLKIINLNNRYMGMVRQWQEFFHGNRYAESYMDALPDFVKLAESYGHVGMRIEQPGDVEAALQEAFKLKDRLVFMDFVTDQTENVFPMVPGGKGLSEMILV; encoded by the coding sequence ATGTTTAATCCAACATATATTGCCGATATTCAACATCTTGAAACGCAGGAAAGCATGAGCGCGGATTTGACGGGCGCCGAAATTACGGTGCGTTGCTTACAAGAGGAAGGGGTAGAACATATTTTCGGCTATCCCGGGGGCGCTGTGCTGTTCCTGTATGACGAATTGTTCAAGCAGGATAAGGTCAGGCATATCCTGGTGCGGCACGAACAGGCCGCGGTACATGCCGCGGACGGCTATGCCCGCTCCAGCAACAAGGTAGGGGTGGCACTGGTCACTTCCGGGCCGGGTGTGACCAACGCCGTGACCGGCATCGCCACTGCCTATATGGATTCGATTCCCCTCGTCATCATCAGCGGGCAGGTCCCCACCCATGCCATCGGCTTGGACGCGTTCCAGGAAGTCGATACCGTAGGCATCACGCGTCCCTGCGTGAAGCATAATTTTCTGGTGAAGGATATCGCAGAGCTTGCCGTCACCATCAAGAAAGCGTTCTATATCGCTTCGACAGGGCGTCCCGGTCCGGTGCTGGTCGACATCCCGAAGGACGTGAGTCAGCAGAAAACAAAATTCGTTTATCCCGAGCGTGTCACAATGCGCTCCTATAATCCGAACATCCGGGGGCACGCCGGCCAGATCAAAAAAGCCGTTCAACTGATCCTGGAAGCCAGGCGTCCGATGATCTACACCGGCGGGGGAGTCATCCTCAGCGACGCCGCTACCCGGTTGACGGAACTCGTCCGCCTGCTGCGCTTTCCCTGCACCAACACGTTGATGGGCCTGGGGGGTTATCCGGCAACGGACCCCCAGTTTGTGGGCATGCTGGGCATGCATGGCACTTACGAGGCCAACATGGCGATGCAGCATTGCGACGTGCTGGTGGCTGTAGGTGCCCGTTTCGATGATCGTGTCATCGGCAATCCGAAGCATTTCTATAATCCGGACCGGAAGATCATTCACATCGATATCGATCCTTCCTCCATTTCGAAGCGTGTCAAGGTGGACGTTCCTATCGTCGGCAATGTCCCCGATGTGCTGGATGAACTCATAAAACTGCTTGAACTGCGCAAGGAAAAACCCGATCAGACCGCTCTTGACGCCTGGTGGAGCCAGATCGATTCATGGCGGGAGCGCGACTGTCTCAGGTATGACCGCACAAGCGCGATCATCAAGCCGCAGAGGGTGGTGGAAACGCTCTACAAGGTAACGAATGGCGATGCCTTCATTACCTCGGATGTCGGTCAGCACCAGATGTGGGCAGCGCAATTTTACAAATTCGACCTGCCGCGGCGATGGATCAATTCCGGAGGGCTTGGAACGATGGGTTTCGGCCTGCCTTCGGCGATGGGTGTCCAGATGGCTAATCCAGGTGCGAACGTGGCCTGCATTACCGGCGAAGCCAGCATCCAGATGTGCATCCAGGAGCTGTCGACCTGCAAGCAATATCACCTTCCGCTCAAGATCATCAACCTGAATAACCGCTATATGGGAATGGTGCGGCAGTGGCAGGAATTCTTCCATGGCAACCGCTATGCGGAGTCCTACATGGACGCGCTGCCCGATTTCGTGAAGCTGGCGGAGAGTTATGGCCATGTCGGCATGCGGATCGAACAGCCCGGCGATGTCGAAGCCGCCTTGCAGGAAGCATTCAAGCTCAAGGACAGGCTCGTGTTCATGGATTTCGTCACCGACCAGACCGAAAACGTATTCCCGATGGTGCCGGGCGGCAAGGGTCTGTCTGAAATGATTCTGGTATAA
- the ilvN gene encoding acetolactate synthase small subunit: protein MRHIISLLMENEAGALSRVAGLFSSRGYNIESLTVAATEDSTLSRMTLVTTGSDDVIEQITKQLNKLIEVVKVVDLSEGNHIERELMLIKVRAVDQDREEIKRMADIFRGRIIDVTDKSYTIELTGTGSKLDAFIQAMNHTTILETVRTGASGIGRGERILKV from the coding sequence ATGCGGCATATCATTTCACTTTTGATGGAAAACGAAGCAGGTGCCCTGTCTCGCGTCGCCGGCCTGTTTTCCTCACGTGGCTACAATATCGAATCGCTTACGGTCGCCGCTACTGAAGATTCCACCCTGTCTCGCATGACGCTGGTCACTACCGGGTCGGATGACGTGATCGAGCAGATCACGAAGCAACTGAACAAGCTCATTGAAGTGGTCAAGGTGGTTGACTTGAGTGAGGGCAATCACATCGAGCGCGAACTGATGCTGATCAAGGTACGGGCGGTTGACCAGGATCGCGAAGAGATAAAGCGCATGGCCGATATTTTTCGCGGGCGCATCATCGATGTCACCGACAAATCGTACACGATCGAATTGACGGGTACCGGTTCCAAGCTCGATGCATTCATCCAAGCCATGAATCACACGACCATTCTGGAAACGGTACGCACCGGTGCATCCGGCATCGGTCGCGGCGAACGGATATTGAAGGTTTAA
- a CDS encoding outer membrane protein assembly factor BamE, whose amino-acid sequence METYVAAMRARIITLAVLLLAGCSSVPSLLYKIEIQQGNVITQEMVNKLKPGMTRSQVRFALGSPMISDAFHENRWDYLYRFEQRGKLIEQRKLTIFFEDDHLVRIDGSFTAPVAFLQSQPQVSEAGAAPESTVSSEAVMEKGVTPVPVQVPAGVPFSGPLSAPPSAPLSAGTETMDTVPILPALPASPPPSPEASLSAGSGEVSSSAVPESPLPEKPAPRQVPSQATDTGIMDADQPKE is encoded by the coding sequence TTGGAAACCTACGTCGCCGCGATGCGCGCAAGAATTATCACGTTGGCTGTTTTGCTGCTCGCGGGGTGTTCATCGGTTCCTTCCTTGCTCTACAAGATAGAGATTCAGCAGGGTAATGTCATTACCCAGGAAATGGTGAACAAGCTGAAGCCGGGCATGACTCGTTCGCAAGTACGCTTTGCGTTGGGCTCGCCCATGATCAGCGATGCGTTTCATGAAAATCGCTGGGACTATCTGTATCGGTTTGAGCAGAGGGGAAAGCTGATCGAGCAGAGAAAGCTCACGATCTTTTTTGAAGACGATCATCTGGTGCGTATCGACGGTTCGTTCACTGCTCCCGTTGCCTTTCTTCAGTCTCAGCCTCAGGTGTCGGAGGCAGGTGCTGCGCCTGAATCAACCGTGTCGTCCGAGGCAGTCATGGAAAAGGGCGTCACTCCGGTCCCGGTGCAAGTTCCCGCCGGGGTGCCGTTTTCCGGGCCTCTTTCAGCACCTCCTTCGGCGCCCCTGTCGGCCGGCACTGAAACAATGGATACTGTGCCCATATTGCCCGCATTGCCCGCCTCACCCCCTCCTTCCCCGGAGGCGTCTCTCTCAGCCGGTTCGGGCGAAGTTTCTTCGAGTGCTGTTCCAGAGTCACCTTTGCCCGAGAAACCAGCGCCTAGGCAAGTGCCCTCCCAGGCGACGGATACCGGAATCATGGATGCGGATCAGCCAAAGGAATAG
- the ilvC gene encoding ketol-acid reductoisomerase — MNVYYDKDADLSLIRDKKVTIVGYGSQGHAHANNLSDSGVAVTVGLRKEGASWGKAEKAGLTVKEVAESVKDADVVMVLLPDEQIADVYATEIEPNLKKGATLAFAHGFNIHYGQVAPREDLDVIMIAPKGPGHLVRSTYLQGGGVPSLIAVHQDKSGRARDLALSYAAANGGTRGGVIETNFREETETDLFGEQVVLCGGLTALIQAGFETLVEAGYAPEMAYFECLHEVKLIVDLIYEGGIANMRYSISNNAEYGDISRGPRVITDATRAEMRKILRQIQTGEYAREFILENRAGAPMLKASRRLASEHQIEQVGAKLRDMMPWIKKNKLVDQAKN, encoded by the coding sequence ATGAACGTTTATTACGATAAAGACGCCGACTTGTCGCTCATTCGGGACAAGAAAGTCACCATTGTCGGCTACGGGTCGCAAGGTCACGCCCACGCCAACAATCTGAGCGATTCCGGCGTGGCGGTAACAGTTGGCCTGCGCAAGGAAGGTGCTTCCTGGGGCAAGGCGGAAAAGGCCGGGCTTACCGTCAAAGAGGTGGCTGAATCGGTAAAGGATGCAGACGTCGTGATGGTCCTGCTGCCCGATGAGCAGATTGCTGATGTATATGCGACTGAAATCGAACCCAACCTCAAGAAAGGTGCTACTCTTGCCTTTGCCCATGGCTTCAATATTCATTATGGCCAAGTAGCGCCCAGGGAAGATCTGGACGTCATCATGATCGCTCCCAAGGGGCCGGGACACCTGGTACGCTCCACCTACCTCCAGGGCGGGGGTGTGCCTTCACTTATTGCAGTGCACCAGGACAAGTCCGGCAGGGCACGTGACCTGGCGCTCTCCTATGCGGCTGCCAACGGCGGCACCCGTGGCGGAGTGATCGAAACCAATTTCCGCGAGGAAACCGAAACCGATCTTTTCGGCGAACAGGTCGTGCTGTGCGGTGGTCTGACCGCCTTGATTCAGGCCGGCTTTGAAACCCTGGTGGAAGCCGGCTACGCCCCGGAGATGGCCTATTTCGAATGTCTGCACGAAGTCAAGCTGATCGTCGACCTGATCTATGAAGGCGGCATCGCCAACATGCGCTACTCCATTTCCAACAACGCCGAGTATGGGGATATTTCGCGCGGTCCCCGTGTGATCACCGACGCCACCCGTGCCGAAATGCGCAAGATTCTCCGCCAGATTCAGACAGGGGAATATGCCCGCGAATTCATCCTTGAAAATCGCGCCGGCGCACCCATGCTCAAAGCCAGCCGCCGTCTCGCATCCGAGCACCAGATCGAACAGGTGGGCGCCAAACTGCGCGATATGATGCCCTGGATCAAAAAGAACAAGCTGGTCGATCAGGCGAAAAATTAG
- the fur gene encoding ferric iron uptake transcriptional regulator — MSNPSNLKTMGLKATLPRLRILSLFESSPVRHLSAEDVYRTLISEGDDIGLATVYRVLTQFEQAGLLERHHFEGGKAVFELASDAHHDHLVCLQCGRVEEFYDAEIEKRQIKIARERGFAIHEHSLSLYADCIKPSCPYRKGDEKDSKS; from the coding sequence ATGAGTAATCCGAGCAATCTTAAGACCATGGGCTTGAAGGCTACGCTGCCGCGCCTTAGAATACTGAGTCTGTTCGAAAGCAGTCCTGTCCGGCATCTCTCTGCGGAGGATGTTTACAGAACGCTCATCAGCGAAGGCGATGATATCGGTCTGGCCACGGTCTACCGGGTACTGACCCAGTTTGAACAGGCCGGGTTGCTCGAGCGCCACCATTTTGAAGGCGGCAAGGCAGTGTTTGAGCTTGCCAGCGACGCCCATCATGACCATCTGGTCTGCCTGCAATGCGGCAGGGTGGAAGAATTTTATGACGCCGAAATCGAGAAGCGTCAGATTAAAATTGCCCGTGAACGCGGATTTGCCATACACGAGCACTCGCTTTCACTTTACGCGGATTGCATCAAGCCCTCATGTCCATATCGAAAAGGGGATGAAAAGGATAGTAAAAGTTAA